A section of the Bifidobacterium sp. ESL0728 genome encodes:
- a CDS encoding type II toxin-antitoxin system Phd/YefM family antitoxin — MDTYTPTAARKNLYQILKDVNVQRKPVVISPARGNKDEEAVVVNRADWNSIMETLYLENTGTLATAEKRRADDSGTTDIDDIDWDTL; from the coding sequence ATGGATACCTATACTCCGACGGCGGCAAGGAAGAATCTGTATCAGATTCTCAAGGACGTCAACGTGCAGCGCAAGCCTGTAGTTATCTCTCCCGCTAGGGGGAACAAGGACGAGGAAGCTGTGGTTGTCAATCGTGCCGATTGGAACTCGATTATGGAAACCCTCTATCTGGAAAACACCGGCACCCTCGCCACAGCTGAAAAGCGTCGTGCAGATGACAGCGGAACCACAGATATTGATGACATTGATTGGGACACGCTGTGA
- a CDS encoding Sir2 family NAD-dependent protein deacetylase yields MTKKIAVLTGAGISTSAGIPDFRGPDGVWTKHPDQMSVYDIDAFMRDKKAREYSWAWQKASPVWNAQPGKAHKALVKLEKAGLLTLLATQNFDALHEKAGNSSDLIVNLHGTIGTSHCMKCHAEYKTADIMDNLDNEPDPHCHRKLPYSGNTTCNGLIKTDVVYFGEMLPEGAMEKSMARVAKADEFWVIGSTLEVFPAASLAPTAVQAGVPMTIMNMGHTQYDNIATRLIHDDIAKALPELVDEAIAEAEK; encoded by the coding sequence ATGACTAAAAAAATTGCGGTATTGACTGGTGCTGGTATTTCGACTTCGGCGGGAATCCCCGACTTCCGCGGGCCGGACGGGGTGTGGACCAAGCACCCGGACCAGATGAGCGTTTACGACATCGACGCGTTCATGCGCGACAAGAAGGCGCGTGAGTATTCGTGGGCTTGGCAGAAGGCTTCGCCGGTGTGGAACGCACAACCGGGCAAGGCGCACAAGGCGCTGGTCAAGCTTGAAAAGGCAGGGCTGCTGACGCTTCTGGCCACGCAGAACTTCGACGCGCTGCACGAGAAAGCCGGCAATTCCAGCGACCTCATCGTCAATCTGCACGGAACCATCGGCACCTCGCACTGCATGAAATGCCACGCCGAGTACAAGACGGCCGACATCATGGACAATCTCGACAACGAGCCGGACCCGCACTGCCACCGCAAACTGCCGTATAGCGGCAACACGACCTGCAATGGACTCATCAAAACCGACGTGGTCTACTTCGGCGAGATGCTGCCGGAAGGCGCGATGGAAAAGTCGATGGCGCGAGTGGCCAAGGCCGACGAGTTCTGGGTGATCGGCTCGACGCTTGAAGTCTTCCCCGCCGCATCGCTGGCGCCGACCGCGGTGCAGGCCGGAGTGCCGATGACCATTATGAATATGGGGCACACGCAATACGACAACATCGCCACGCGACTGATTCACGACGACATCGCCAAGGCTCTGCCGGAACTGGTGGACGAAGCCATCGCCGAAGCCGAGAAATAA